A window from Myripristis murdjan chromosome 11, fMyrMur1.1, whole genome shotgun sequence encodes these proteins:
- the ptp4a2b gene encoding protein tyrosine phosphatase type IVA 2, with the protein MGRLANMNRPAAVEIAYECMRFLITHNPTNATLNKFTEELKKFEVNTLVRVCDATYDKAPVEKEGIQVLDWPFDDGAPPPTQIVDDWLNLLKTKFRDEPGCCIAVHCVAGLGRAPVLVALALIESGMKYEDAVQFIRQKRRGAFNSKQLLYLEKYRPKMRLRFKDANGHNCCVQ; encoded by the exons ATGGG CCGTCTCGCCAACATGAACCGCCCTGCTGCAGTCGAGATTGCCTACGAGTGCATGAGGTTCCTCATCACCCACAACCCCACCAATGCCACGCTCAACAAGTTCACTGAG GAGCTGAAAAAGTTTGAGGTGAACACGCTGGTGAGAGTTTGTGATGCCACCTATGATAAAGCTCCAGTGGAGAAGGAGGGGATTCAGGTCCTG GACTGGCCCTTCGACGATGGCGCCCCACCTCCCACTCAGATTGTGGATGACTGGCTcaacctgctgaagaccaagtTCCGTGACGAACCTGGCTGCTGCATTGCTGTGCATTGTGTGGCGGGGCTTGGCCG AGCTCCGGTCTTGGTAGCCTTAGCTCTCATTGAGAGTGGGATGAAGTATGAGGATGCCGTGCAGTTTATAAGGCA GAAGAGACGTGGAGCCTTCAACTCCAAACAGCTTCTTTACCTCGAGAAATACAGACCCAAAATGCGTCTGCGGTTCAAGGATGCCAATGGCCACAACTGCTGTGTGCAGTAG